In Acanthochromis polyacanthus isolate Apoly-LR-REF ecotype Palm Island chromosome 18, KAUST_Apoly_ChrSc, whole genome shotgun sequence, the following proteins share a genomic window:
- the LOC127530892 gene encoding uncharacterized protein LOC127530892, which translates to MCVFSFIQVCVLLFTGVCSPFYRCVFSYLQVCVLLYTGVCSPTYRCVFSYLQVCVLLYTGVCSPIYRCVFSYIQVCVLLHTGVCSPFYRCVFSYLQVCVLLFTGVCSPLYRCVFSYLKVCVLLYTGVCSPIYRCVFSYLQVCVLLFTGVCSPLYRCVFSFIQVCVLLYTGVCSPIYRCVFSFIQVCVLLYTGVCSPIYRCVFSFIQVCVLLFTGVCSPIYRCVFSFIQVCVLLFTGVCSPIYRCVFSYIQVCVLLFTGVCSPIYRCVFSFIQVCVLLFTGVCSPLYRCVFSYLQVCVLLYTGVCSPLYRCVFSYLQVCVLLFTGVCSPIYRCVFSYLQVCVLLYTGVCSPIYRCVFSYLQVCVLLHTGVCSPIYRCVFSYIQVCVLLFTGVCSPIYRCVFSYLQVCVLLFTGVCSPIYRCVFSFIQVCVVLYTGVCSLLYRCVFSYLQVCVLLYTGVCSPLYRCVFSYLQVCVLLYTGVCSPIYRCVFSFIQVCVLLFTGVCSPLYRCVFSYLQVCVLFYTGVCSPIYRCVFSYIQVCVLLYTGVCSPLYRCVFSYLQVCVLLYTGVCSPLYRCVFSYLQVCVLFYTGVCSPFYRCVFSYLQVCVLLFTGVCSPI; encoded by the exons atgtgtgtgttctcctttatacaggtgtgtgttctcctatttacaggtgtgtgttctcctttttacaggtgtgtgttctcctatttacaagtgtgtgttctcctttatacaggtgtgtgttctcctacatacaggtgtgtgttctcctatttacaggtgtgtgttctcctatatacaggtgtgtgttctcctatttacaggtgtgtgttctcctatatacaggtgtgtgttctcctacatacaggtgtgtgttctcctttttacaggtgtgtgttctcctatttacaggtgtgtgttctcctatttacaggtgtgtgttctcctttatacaggtgtgtgttctcctatttaaaggtgtgtgttctcctttatacaggtgtgtgttctcctatttacaggtgtgtgttctcctatttacaggtgtgtgttctcctatttacaggtgtgtgttctcctttatacaggtgtgtgttctcctttatacaggtgtgtgttctcctttatacaggtgtgtgttctcctatttacaggtgtgtgttctcctttatacaggtgtgtgttctcctttatacaggtgtgtgttctcctatttacaggtgtgtgttctcctttatacaggtgtgtgttctcctatttacaggtgtgtgttctcctatttacaggtgtgtgttctcctttatacaggtgtgtgttctcctatttacaggtgtgtgttctcctatttacaggtgtgtgttctcctatatacaggtgtgtgttctcctatttacaggtgtgtgttctcctatatacaggtgtgtgttctcctttatacaggtgtgtgttctcctatttacaggtgtgtgttctcctttatacaggtgtgtgttctcctatttacaggtgtgtgttctcctttatacaggtgtgtgttctcctttatacaggtgtgtgttctcctatttacaggtgtgtgttctcctatttacaggtgtgtgttctcctatttacaggtgtgtgttctcctatttacaggtgtgtgttctcctttatacaggtgtgtgttctcctatatacaggtgtgtgttctcctatttacaggtgtgtgttctcctacatacaggtgtgtgttctcctatttacaggtgtgtgttctcctatatacag gtgtgtgttctcctatttacaggtgtgtgttctcctatatacaggtgtgtgttctcctatttacaggtgtgtgttctcctatttacaggtgtgtgttctcctatatacag gtgtgtgttctcctttatacaggtgtgtgttgtcctttatacaggtgtgtgttctcttttatacaggtgtgtgttctcctatttacaggtgtgtgttctcctatatacaggtgtgtgttctcctttatacag gtgtgtgttctcctatttacaggtgtgtgttctcctttatacaggtgtgtgttctcctatttacaggtgtgtgttctcctttatacaggtgtgtgttctcctatttacaggtgtgtgttctcctttatacaggtgtgtgttctcctatttacaggtgtgtgttctcttttatacaggtgtgtgttctcctatttacaggtgtgtgttctcctatatacaggtgtgtgttctcctttatacaggtgtgtgttctcctttatacaggtgtgtgttctcctatttacaggtgtgtgttctcctttatacaggtgtgtgttctccttta